One genomic segment of Sminthopsis crassicaudata isolate SCR6 chromosome 2, ASM4859323v1, whole genome shotgun sequence includes these proteins:
- the LOC141552672 gene encoding uncharacterized protein LOC141552672: protein MGLPLRVTAAGPRLSGEEPECPPEGLGRGRGLTPYSTCGSRAAAPGRGLAHGRAPPDLHVAAAPAAGFGPPPPAPGAPGAGLSLGPAPAPALPGLHAEAQASPGPRLRSRVRGGLGGSFTSLPGVPSGRSSPRVRSAASAAAAAAAASPTSPAARGAAAPAAEPAATTPGAARPGPAWPRADAAAATAASATAPSPQSTAAPAPPARIAGPGRRRGGIRRGGTPPPAAPGVSPGRPGRTE from the exons ATGGGGCTGCCCCTGCGGGTGACCGCAGCCGGCCCGAGGCTGAGCGGGGAAGAGCCGGAGTGTCCGCCCGAGGGTCT CGGGCGAGGTCGGGGGCTGACTCCGTACAGTACCTGCGGGTCCCGGGCAGCCGCCCCTGGGCGAGGCCTAGCGCATGGCCGGGCGCCTCCAGACCTCCACGTAGCCGCTGCCCCTGCCGCTGGGTTCGGGCCGCCGCCGCCGGCTCCTGGCGCCCCGGGAGCCGGGCTCAGCCTCGGCCCGGCCCCCGCGCCGGCACTGCCCGGGCTGCACGCAGAGGCGCAGGCCAGCCCCGGGCCCCGGCTCCGCTCCCGGGTGAGGGGCGGCCTCGGCGGCTCCTTCACGTCTCTGCCGGGCGTCCCGTCAGGCCGCAGTTCCCCCCGGGTCCGCAGCGCCGCCTCcgccgctgccgctgccgccgccgcctctCCCACATCCCCGGCCGCCAGAGGAGCTGCAGCTCCCGCCGCCGAGCCTGCCGCCACGACACCCGGCGCGGCCCGCCCCGGCCCGGCCTGGCCCCGGGCTgacgccgccgccgccaccgccgcctcAGCGACGGCCCCCAGCCCACAATCCACCGCGGCTCCGGCCCCGCCAGCCCGGATTGCCGGGCCGGGGCGGCGAAGGGGGGGAATAAGGAGGGGCGGAACCCCCCCCCCAGCAGCCCCAGGTGTCTCCCCAGGCCGGCCCGGGCGCACCGAATGA